A window of the Bacteroides thetaiotaomicron VPI-5482 genome harbors these coding sequences:
- a CDS encoding DUF6850 family outer membrane beta-barrel protein: MSNMKGIYIGCMLLCIAAVSSAQTYDVIERRNSWNAGTNVTGIMMDSVTVSYAELYGKNNHGDFRNYYEAGKLWSAGAVAKSITHLKKYSLIGSFSFDHTSGKDMSGSMFIHPGFYPVDLLEFTPGRKDLQTYAFMGGIAADAGTNWRIGGKIDFTSANYSKRKDLRHTNYRLDLKVAPGIMYHSDHYAIGFSYIFSKNSESVSAEEIGTAATPYYAFLDKGLMYGAYEAWSGSGVHLSESGINGFPIKELSHGAAVQVQWGSLYGDVEYLHSSGSAGEKEVIWFKFPAHRITSHLRYRFAKGSTEHFLRINLSWSRQTNDENVLGQEISNGITTTHVYGSNRIFERKALSVQPEYELIAPKGELRVGAEISSFKSMTTQMYPYVASQTMTCGRVYASGVLHAGRFDVKAAASLSIGDFTEKSRTTETTAEPGDPPYRLTDYYHLQNEYATAPRATVNVGLRYHFHRGIYAEIQGGYTHGFNLEYIAGSSRWNETIKLGYTF; the protein is encoded by the coding sequence ATGAGTAATATGAAAGGAATATATATAGGATGTATGCTGTTGTGTATAGCAGCCGTAAGCTCGGCACAGACTTACGATGTTATCGAACGACGAAATTCATGGAATGCCGGAACAAACGTAACGGGAATCATGATGGACAGCGTCACCGTCTCCTACGCCGAACTGTACGGCAAGAACAATCACGGTGACTTCCGCAACTACTACGAAGCCGGCAAATTATGGAGTGCCGGTGCAGTAGCCAAGTCCATCACACACTTAAAGAAGTATTCTCTGATCGGCTCGTTCTCATTCGACCACACTTCCGGCAAGGATATGAGCGGCTCCATGTTCATCCATCCCGGATTTTATCCGGTAGACCTACTGGAGTTTACCCCCGGCCGAAAGGATTTACAAACTTATGCGTTCATGGGAGGTATAGCAGCAGATGCCGGCACCAACTGGCGCATCGGCGGAAAGATCGATTTCACCTCTGCCAATTACTCCAAACGCAAGGACTTGCGACATACCAACTACAGACTGGACTTAAAAGTAGCTCCCGGCATCATGTATCATTCGGACCATTATGCGATCGGATTCTCTTATATTTTCAGCAAAAACAGCGAATCCGTTTCAGCAGAAGAGATCGGAACAGCCGCTACACCTTATTACGCATTCCTTGATAAAGGACTGATGTACGGTGCCTACGAAGCATGGTCGGGAAGCGGAGTCCATCTGAGCGAATCGGGTATCAACGGATTCCCCATCAAGGAACTGTCTCACGGAGCAGCAGTTCAGGTCCAATGGGGATCGCTTTACGGAGATGTGGAGTATCTGCATTCTTCCGGTTCCGCCGGAGAGAAAGAGGTTATCTGGTTTAAGTTTCCGGCACACCGGATTACATCGCATCTGAGATACCGTTTCGCCAAAGGCAGTACCGAACATTTCCTGCGGATCAACCTCTCATGGTCACGCCAGACAAATGACGAGAATGTATTGGGACAGGAGATATCCAACGGAATCACGACTACCCATGTTTACGGTTCCAACCGGATTTTCGAAAGAAAGGCTTTATCCGTTCAGCCCGAATATGAGTTGATCGCTCCTAAAGGAGAATTGCGTGTCGGAGCCGAGATTTCGTCTTTTAAAAGCATGACTACCCAAATGTACCCTTATGTCGCGTCACAGACAATGACTTGTGGACGGGTTTACGCATCCGGCGTACTTCATGCCGGAAGATTCGATGTGAAAGCTGCCGCAAGTTTATCCATAGGAGACTTCACGGAGAAGAGCAGGACTACTGAAACGACAGCCGAACCGGGCGATCCTCCATACCGCCTGACAGATTATTACCATCTGCAGAATGAGTATGCAACTGCCCCACGGGCGACAGTGAACGTCGGATTACGCTATCACTTTCATCGGGGGATTTATGCCGAAATTCAGGGCGGATATACGCACGGTTTCAACCTTGAATATATAGCAGGTTCGAGCCGTTGGAATGAGACGATTAAGTTAGGTTATACATTTTAA
- a CDS encoding DUF4876 domain-containing protein yields MKQQSIYIILLFVTSLLGGCTDLDKGNPYEDQLHTLQVTAVYPDDYAEYLREGITVQIEDIARGNSYKTVTDQNGTAQFALTNGIYRIQISDKADQHIFNGLADKVKLVNGDITLNVPLTHSKAGAIIIKEIYCGGCTKLPQEGTYQADKYIILHNNDSQTQYLDHLCLGTLDPYNSQSTNVWVTQDEATGATIFPDFAPIVQCIWQFGGNGTSFPLAPGADAVIAVNGAIDHAAQYPLSVNLNKPGYFACYNNVYYWNTMYHPAPGDQISRDHYLDVVIKLGQANAYTFSIFSPATVIFKAQDTTIQEYVQQTGSVIQKPGSTVDQVIKIPLDWVIDGVEVYYGGSSSNKKRISPSIDAGYVSQSALYDGRSLHRRVDEEASKEAGYEILEDTNNSSADFYEREQQSLHE; encoded by the coding sequence ATGAAACAACAGTCAATCTATATCATACTGCTTTTCGTCACATCCTTACTCGGAGGATGTACGGACCTCGACAAAGGCAATCCTTACGAAGACCAGCTGCACACCTTGCAGGTGACTGCCGTCTATCCGGACGATTATGCGGAATACCTTCGGGAAGGCATCACCGTCCAAATCGAAGACATCGCCCGCGGCAACTCCTACAAGACGGTAACCGACCAGAACGGTACAGCGCAATTCGCCCTGACCAACGGCATATACCGCATACAAATCAGCGATAAAGCCGATCAGCATATATTTAACGGACTGGCAGACAAGGTAAAACTCGTAAACGGAGATATCACACTCAACGTTCCGCTTACACACTCCAAAGCCGGTGCCATCATTATCAAGGAAATCTATTGCGGAGGATGTACCAAGCTGCCGCAGGAAGGTACTTATCAGGCTGATAAATACATTATCCTGCACAACAATGATTCCCAGACGCAGTATCTCGACCATTTGTGTTTAGGTACGCTCGATCCTTACAACTCCCAGTCCACCAACGTATGGGTGACGCAGGACGAAGCAACCGGAGCAACCATTTTCCCCGATTTCGCTCCTATCGTCCAGTGCATCTGGCAATTCGGCGGTAACGGCACTTCCTTCCCGCTGGCACCCGGTGCCGATGCGGTCATCGCCGTCAACGGAGCCATCGATCATGCCGCGCAATACCCGCTGTCGGTCAATCTGAACAAACCGGGATATTTTGCCTGCTACAACAATGTTTATTACTGGAATACGATGTATCATCCTGCTCCGGGCGACCAGATCAGCCGCGACCATTATCTGGACGTGGTCATCAAACTGGGACAGGCGAATGCCTATACATTCTCTATATTTTCTCCCGCCACTGTCATCTTCAAGGCTCAGGACACTACGATACAGGAGTATGTACAGCAAACGGGCAGTGTGATACAAAAGCCCGGCAGCACGGTGGATCAGGTCATCAAGATTCCGCTCGACTGGGTGATTGACGGGGTAGAGGTGTACTATGGCGGTTCGTCGAGCAACAAAAAACGCATTTCGCCTTCCATCGATGCCGGATATGTCAGTCAAAGTGCACTGTATGACGGACGCAGCCTGCACCGTCGGGTAGACGAGGAAGCATCGAAGGAGGCCGGTTATGAAATACTGGAAGATACGAACAACTCTTCCGCCGATTTTTATGAAAGAGAACAACAATCCCTGCATGAGTAA
- a CDS encoding TonB-dependent receptor yields MLCLLLSLIISRIEANTNNYSISGRISDERTGSPLPGASILIKGTYLWAVSDQKGEFTIQGIQEGKYQLEVSFLGYVPATVPVNVNNSIKGLKIQLKENTLALNDVIVTAQAPKSELNTTLNIGSNALEHLQISNVSDISALLPGGKTKVPDLTSNNIFSLRDGGSSAGNAAFGTAIEVDGVRIGNNSSFGNMTGIDTRSISVADIESVEVITGVPSAEYGDLNSGMVKIHTKKGKTPWNVLLSINPRTEQVSFSKGLDLGNDKGIVNISGEWIKATQKLNSPYTSYTRRGFSAGYSNTFRKVLRFDIGLTGNIGGMNTKDDPDAYTGEYTKVRDNVFRANTSLAWLLNKSWITNLKLDASVYYNDNKSHAHTPYSYASEQPAVHAEQEGYFIAGKLPYHFFADQIVDSKELDYAASLKYEWNRRFKNVTSNLKAGVQWKGTGNVGDGEYYQNPSLAPNGYRPRSYSAYPYMHNVSLYAEESLSVAVGSTMLRLMAGLRWENLFISGTQYDKLNTLSPRFNARWQLNENIAIRGGWGVTEKLPSYYVLYPRQEYRDIQTFGVSYNNNESAYVYYSQPYTLLHNEKLRWQKNQNAEIGVDINVARTRISLVGYFNRTKMPYKYTSTYTPFAYNVLQLPEGFELSANPQITVDNQTGMGYIRDDEDSYWTPLDVKVKDQTFVRSTSPDNGPDITRRGAEMIIDFPEITPLRTQFRVDAAYTYSKYIDNSLSYYYQNGWSHTTLANRSYQYVGIYANGDNSSTTANGKRTHSLDANITAITRIPKARLIISCKLEASLIKRSQNLSEYNGTSYAFNVSENSNEKTGGSIYDGNSYTAIYPVAYLDLNNEVHPFTAAEAENPDFAHLIRKSGNAYTFAADGYDPYFSANISITKEIGDHVSLSFNAINFTNSRAYVKSYATGTSAIFTPNFYYGLTCRIKL; encoded by the coding sequence ATGCTCTGCTTGCTTCTTTCTTTGATCATTTCCAGAATTGAAGCCAATACTAACAATTATTCTATTTCCGGTCGTATATCCGACGAAAGGACGGGTTCGCCGTTGCCCGGCGCATCCATTTTAATCAAAGGCACCTATTTGTGGGCTGTATCCGACCAGAAGGGGGAATTTACGATACAAGGAATACAGGAAGGCAAGTATCAATTGGAAGTTTCCTTCCTCGGTTATGTTCCGGCAACGGTTCCGGTGAATGTGAACAACAGCATCAAAGGATTAAAGATACAACTGAAGGAAAATACACTTGCCCTGAACGACGTAATCGTTACCGCACAAGCTCCGAAGAGTGAGCTGAACACCACGCTCAACATCGGGAGTAACGCACTGGAACATCTGCAGATATCGAATGTAAGCGATATTTCCGCCCTTCTTCCGGGAGGAAAGACGAAAGTTCCGGACTTGACCAGCAACAATATTTTCTCTCTGCGCGACGGAGGTTCATCCGCAGGCAACGCGGCTTTCGGAACGGCGATAGAAGTAGACGGAGTACGCATCGGCAACAACTCTTCTTTCGGCAATATGACCGGAATAGATACCCGCAGCATCTCTGTGGCCGATATCGAATCGGTAGAAGTCATCACCGGAGTACCTTCGGCAGAGTACGGAGACTTGAACAGCGGTATGGTCAAAATCCATACGAAAAAAGGGAAGACTCCGTGGAATGTACTGCTATCCATCAATCCCCGCACAGAACAGGTGTCCTTTTCCAAAGGGCTGGACCTCGGCAACGATAAAGGAATCGTCAACATAAGCGGTGAATGGATCAAGGCTACTCAAAAGCTTAATTCACCCTATACTTCTTATACCCGCAGAGGATTCTCCGCAGGTTACAGCAATACGTTCCGGAAAGTGCTCCGATTCGACATCGGGCTGACCGGTAACATCGGAGGAATGAATACGAAGGATGATCCCGACGCATATACGGGAGAATATACCAAAGTCAGAGACAACGTTTTCCGTGCAAACACGTCATTGGCATGGCTGCTCAACAAGTCATGGATTACCAACCTCAAACTGGATGCATCGGTGTATTACAATGATAACAAGTCGCATGCACATACACCTTATTCTTATGCGTCCGAACAGCCGGCAGTCCACGCTGAACAGGAAGGTTATTTCATTGCAGGCAAACTGCCTTACCATTTCTTTGCCGATCAGATTGTCGATTCCAAAGAACTGGATTATGCCGCTTCGTTGAAGTACGAATGGAACCGTCGTTTCAAGAACGTTACCAGCAATCTGAAAGCAGGCGTGCAATGGAAAGGAACAGGCAATGTGGGCGACGGAGAGTATTATCAGAATCCTTCGCTGGCTCCCAACGGATATCGCCCCCGTTCTTACTCGGCTTATCCGTATATGCACAATGTTTCGTTGTATGCGGAAGAAAGCCTGTCGGTAGCTGTCGGCAGCACCATGCTGAGGCTGATGGCGGGATTGCGTTGGGAGAATCTGTTCATCAGCGGAACGCAATACGACAAGCTGAACACACTGTCGCCACGTTTCAACGCCAGATGGCAGCTGAACGAAAACATAGCGATTCGGGGCGGATGGGGAGTGACCGAGAAGCTGCCTTCGTACTATGTACTCTATCCCCGACAGGAGTATCGGGATATTCAGACTTTCGGAGTCTCATACAATAACAATGAGTCGGCTTACGTCTATTACAGTCAGCCATATACTTTATTACACAACGAGAAACTCCGCTGGCAGAAGAATCAGAATGCCGAAATAGGAGTTGACATCAATGTAGCCCGCACCCGTATTTCACTGGTAGGATACTTTAACCGCACGAAGATGCCTTATAAATATACAAGTACCTATACTCCGTTCGCATACAATGTTCTACAGTTGCCGGAAGGATTCGAGCTGTCCGCCAATCCGCAGATTACCGTAGACAATCAGACGGGCATGGGATATATACGGGACGATGAGGACAGTTACTGGACACCGCTGGACGTAAAGGTGAAAGACCAGACTTTCGTCAGGTCAACCTCTCCCGATAACGGACCGGACATCACCCGCAGAGGAGCGGAAATGATCATCGATTTTCCGGAGATCACTCCTCTCCGTACGCAGTTCCGTGTGGATGCGGCCTATACATATAGCAAATACATAGACAATTCCTTGTCTTATTACTACCAAAACGGATGGTCGCACACCACTCTCGCCAACCGTTCCTACCAATATGTAGGTATATATGCCAACGGCGACAACTCATCCACGACCGCCAACGGCAAGCGCACTCACTCGCTGGATGCCAATATCACAGCGATCACCCGTATCCCGAAAGCAAGGCTGATCATATCCTGCAAACTGGAAGCCTCGCTCATCAAGCGGTCGCAGAATCTCTCCGAATATAACGGTACGTCCTACGCGTTCAACGTCAGCGAGAACAGCAACGAGAAAACAGGAGGCAGCATCTACGACGGAAATTCTTATACGGCCATTTATCCGGTTGCCTACCTCGACCTGAACAACGAGGTACATCCGTTCACCGCCGCCGAAGCCGAAAATCCGGACTTCGCGCATCTGATACGTAAATCGGGCAATGCCTATACTTTCGCAGCCGACGGATATGATCCGTATTTCTCTGCCAATATCAGCATTACCAAGGAGATAGGCGATCATGTTTCGCTGTCGTTCAACGCGATTAATTTCACGAACTCACGGGCGTATGTGAAATCATACGCAACCGGAACCAGTGCAATCTTTACCCCGAACTTTTATTATGGACTAACCTGCCGCATTAAACTTTAG
- a CDS encoding IS3 family transposase — MVSLCKLFGVTKQAFYKYVDHSTDSSARERFVLEFVKRVRSKDPGIGGMKLWLMYRNEFGTSQAFVGRDCFCAILSKYKLTIRKRFRAPRTTDSSHHLPQYPDLTRTLLLEHPDQLWVSDITYITIWLPDGSYVFCYLSLVTDAYTKEIIGYCVGDTLGSCYTVEALEMAVRRIAAKEIKGLIHHSDRGVQYASADYIAILRHNGILPSMTEDGNPKDNAIAERVNGIIKNELLQGMRFSSIQEVRKAVATAVHFYNNERPHMSLDMLTPVQAGEMQGPIRKRWISYREKYLNVALA; from the coding sequence GTGGTCTCTCTTTGCAAATTGTTTGGTGTAACAAAGCAAGCCTTTTATAAGTATGTTGACCATAGTACGGATAGTTCGGCCCGTGAACGTTTTGTTCTTGAGTTTGTCAAACGTGTGCGTTCAAAGGACCCTGGTATTGGGGGGATGAAACTTTGGCTGATGTACCGTAATGAGTTCGGCACCAGCCAGGCCTTTGTTGGGCGTGACTGTTTCTGTGCTATATTGTCCAAGTATAAGCTGACAATACGCAAACGTTTTCGGGCTCCACGTACGACAGACTCCTCTCATCACTTGCCACAGTATCCTGATTTAACCAGGACATTGCTATTAGAACATCCTGATCAGCTGTGGGTTAGTGATATCACTTACATTACCATATGGTTGCCTGACGGCAGTTATGTGTTCTGCTACCTGTCTCTGGTGACAGACGCCTATACGAAGGAGATCATTGGGTATTGCGTAGGTGATACTCTGGGAAGCTGTTACACAGTGGAAGCTCTGGAAATGGCAGTCAGACGCATAGCTGCAAAGGAGATTAAGGGTTTGATCCATCACTCCGACCGAGGCGTACAATATGCCAGTGCGGATTATATTGCCATATTACGACATAACGGGATTCTTCCCAGCATGACAGAGGATGGCAATCCCAAGGACAATGCCATAGCTGAGCGTGTGAATGGCATTATAAAGAATGAATTGCTGCAAGGAATGCGCTTTAGTTCAATACAGGAAGTCAGAAAAGCTGTAGCAACAGCCGTTCACTTCTATAACAACGAAAGGCCTCATATGAGCTTGGATATGCTTACCCCGGTACAGGCAGGAGAAATGCAAGGACCTATCAGGAAAAGATGGATAAGCTACAGAGAAAAGTATCTGAATGTAGCACTTGCTTAA
- a CDS encoding aspartate-semialdehyde dehydrogenase: protein MKVAIVGVSGAVGQEFLRVLDERNFPMDELVLFGSKRSAGTTYTFRGKQIEVKLLQHNDDFKGVDIAFTSAGAGTSKEFEKTITKYGAVMIDNSSAFRMDADVPLVVPEVNAADALERPRGVIANPNCTTIQMVVALKAIEQLSHIKTVHVSTYQAASGAGAAAMDELYEQYRQVLANEPVTVEKFAYQLAFNLIPQIDVFTENGYTKEEMKMYNETRKIMHSDVKVSATCVRVPALRAHSESIWVETERPISVEEAREAFAKGEGLVLQDNPAEKEYPMPLFLAGKDPVYVGRIRKDLTNENGLTFWIVGDQIKKGAALNAVQIAEYLIKVKNV from the coding sequence ATGAAAGTAGCTATTGTTGGCGTAAGCGGAGCCGTAGGACAGGAATTCCTGCGCGTGCTCGATGAGAGAAATTTCCCGATGGACGAGTTAGTTTTGTTCGGTTCTAAACGCAGTGCCGGAACAACCTATACTTTCCGCGGTAAACAGATCGAGGTCAAACTCTTACAACACAACGATGACTTTAAAGGAGTAGACATTGCTTTCACTTCTGCCGGTGCAGGAACATCCAAGGAGTTCGAGAAAACAATCACCAAATACGGTGCTGTGATGATCGACAACTCCAGCGCTTTCCGTATGGACGCTGATGTGCCTTTGGTAGTGCCCGAAGTAAATGCCGCAGATGCGTTGGAGCGTCCGCGTGGCGTCATTGCCAATCCTAACTGTACAACTATCCAGATGGTAGTTGCACTGAAAGCCATCGAACAGCTTTCTCATATAAAAACCGTGCACGTATCTACTTATCAGGCTGCCAGCGGTGCCGGTGCTGCCGCTATGGACGAGTTGTACGAACAATACCGTCAGGTATTGGCCAACGAGCCTGTGACAGTAGAGAAGTTTGCTTATCAGCTGGCATTCAACCTGATTCCGCAGATCGACGTGTTCACGGAAAACGGTTATACCAAAGAAGAAATGAAGATGTATAACGAAACACGCAAGATTATGCACTCTGACGTGAAAGTCAGTGCAACCTGCGTACGTGTTCCCGCACTTCGTGCTCACTCTGAAAGCATCTGGGTGGAAACAGAACGTCCGATCTCGGTAGAAGAAGCCCGTGAAGCATTCGCCAAAGGCGAGGGTCTCGTTCTTCAGGACAATCCTGCTGAAAAGGAATACCCGATGCCGTTGTTCCTTGCAGGCAAAGACCCTGTGTACGTTGGACGTATCCGCAAAGACCTTACAAATGAAAACGGTCTGACATTCTGGATCGTTGGCGATCAGATCAAAAAAGGTGCTGCACTGAATGCTGTACAGATCGCTGAGTATCTGATCAAGGTAAAGAACGTATAA
- a CDS encoding ATP-binding protein, whose amino-acid sequence MAKGIPYGISDFSRLIDQNYYYVDKTHFIPQIEEIANYLFLIRPRRFGKSVFLTMMRAYYDISQKDRFEERFGNLWIGKHPTPLQGIYQVLYFDFSKANLGRGSLEDNFNNYCCIQLNDFFSTYREYYQGEKELEQIIASTEAATKLHWLEATARRLGHLLYLIIDEYDNFTNVILSEQGKNLFRDLTHASGFYREYFKQFKGMFERIFLMGVSPVTLDDLSSGYNIDWNISVDPHFNMMMGFSETDVREMFGYYQKEGMLKGDIDAMINEMKPWYDNYCFAEASLKTDPRMFNCDMTLYYLRHRVNFDASPKELIDKNIRTDYSKLKMLARLDHENVSGEDRMSTIEEIAAKGEILVNLHTSFPAEKIVETDNFRSLLYYYGLLTMCGTRGDRIVMCIPNNCVREQYFGFLREYYQQRKEVFLPHLKDLIDDMAFDGQWRPLFEYIALAYKENSAIRDAIEGEHNLQGFFKAYLALASYYLVQPELEMNYGYCDFFLLPDKSRYPDTAHSYILELKYLPRTATDKELEEQAEEGRGQLKQYSRDKKVTTISEGTALHCILLQFKGWELIKCEEVSPKC is encoded by the coding sequence ATGGCAAAAGGAATCCCATACGGCATATCGGACTTCAGCAGGCTGATAGACCAAAATTATTATTATGTAGATAAAACGCATTTCATTCCCCAGATAGAAGAAATAGCAAACTACCTTTTCCTTATTCGTCCCCGACGGTTCGGCAAGAGTGTATTTCTCACCATGATGCGTGCCTATTACGATATTTCACAGAAAGATCGTTTTGAAGAACGGTTCGGCAATCTATGGATCGGTAAGCACCCCACCCCGCTTCAGGGAATCTACCAGGTGCTCTATTTTGACTTTTCCAAAGCAAACCTGGGACGTGGAAGTCTGGAAGACAACTTCAACAATTATTGCTGCATACAGTTGAACGACTTCTTCAGTACTTACCGGGAATACTACCAAGGCGAGAAAGAACTGGAGCAAATCATCGCTTCTACCGAAGCCGCTACAAAGCTGCATTGGCTGGAAGCCACCGCCCGCCGCCTGGGACATTTGCTCTACCTCATCATTGATGAATATGACAACTTTACGAATGTCATCCTGAGTGAACAGGGGAAAAACCTTTTCCGCGACCTGACCCACGCCAGCGGCTTCTACCGAGAATACTTCAAGCAGTTCAAGGGTATGTTCGAACGCATCTTCCTGATGGGGGTAAGTCCTGTTACGCTGGACGACTTATCCAGCGGATATAACATAGACTGGAATATCAGTGTGGACCCACATTTCAATATGATGATGGGATTCAGCGAAACGGATGTACGGGAGATGTTCGGCTATTATCAGAAAGAAGGTATGCTGAAAGGAGATATAGATGCCATGATTAATGAAATGAAACCGTGGTATGACAATTACTGCTTTGCAGAAGCCAGTTTGAAGACCGATCCGAGAATGTTCAATTGCGACATGACGCTATATTATTTGCGTCACCGGGTTAATTTCGACGCCTCCCCTAAGGAATTGATCGACAAGAATATCCGTACGGACTACAGCAAGCTGAAAATGTTGGCACGCCTCGACCATGAGAATGTGTCGGGGGAAGACCGCATGAGTACGATTGAAGAGATAGCTGCTAAAGGAGAGATACTGGTAAACCTCCACACCTCCTTCCCGGCAGAGAAGATTGTTGAAACAGACAATTTCCGCAGCCTGCTTTATTATTATGGACTGCTTACAATGTGTGGCACACGTGGAGACCGTATTGTGATGTGCATTCCTAACAATTGCGTCCGTGAGCAGTATTTCGGATTCCTTCGGGAATACTACCAGCAGCGTAAGGAAGTATTCTTGCCTCACTTAAAAGATTTAATTGACGACATGGCCTTCGACGGACAATGGCGCCCTCTGTTTGAGTACATAGCCCTTGCCTATAAAGAAAACTCCGCCATCCGCGATGCCATCGAGGGAGAACACAATTTGCAAGGTTTCTTCAAAGCATACCTTGCTCTTGCTTCTTATTATCTGGTTCAGCCGGAATTGGAGATGAATTACGGATATTGTGACTTTTTCCTCCTGCCGGACAAATCCCGCTACCCGGACACGGCACACAGTTATATTCTGGAATTAAAATACCTCCCGCGCACCGCCACCGATAAGGAACTGGAAGAACAAGCGGAAGAAGGCAGAGGGCAACTAAAACAATATAGCCGGGATAAAAAGGTAACAACTATCAGTGAAGGGACTGCATTGCATTGCATTTTGCTCCAATTTAAAGGATGGGAACTGATAAAATGTGAAGAAGTATCTCCAAAATGCTGA